The following proteins come from a genomic window of Cervus canadensis isolate Bull #8, Minnesota chromosome 3, ASM1932006v1, whole genome shotgun sequence:
- the WIPF3 gene encoding WAS/WASL-interacting protein family member 3 has translation MPVPPPPPPPPLPPPPPPLGAPPPPPPSAPPVSADASSLRKADPKGRSALLADIQQGTRLRKVTQINDRSAPQIEGSKGTNKEGGGPANSRGGSTPPALGDLFAGGFPVLRPAGQRDAAGGKTGQGPGSRAPSPRLPTKILSGPFNPPASPRLGNASEGHGAARAVPPRPSMPAPPPPTPPPPPPPPPLPPSSPVKAPLVSPPGPPTKGSPPVVPPPLLCTPPPPPPPPPPPPALGPSDKAAKPQLAPLHLPPIPPPLPLLPPCGHPGLNADAASPAQDVREPPAPPPPPPPLPLYASCTPRSSLPAPPLPSANSSCEVPPPLPPKSPSFQAQPPKPSGQALPAPPAPPGSQPFLQKKRPGRGPGTGGGKLNPPPAPPARSPTTELSSRSQQAPAWTPTQQPGGQLRNGNLNIIDDFESKFTFHSMEDFPPPDEYKACQKIYPSKIPRSRTPGPWLHAEAGGQSSDDIKGRNTQLALKTLR, from the exons GTAAGTGCAGATGCTTCCAGCTTGAGAAAGGCAGATCCCAAAGGTCGGAGTGCACTGTTGGCTGATATCCAGCAAGGAACTCGCCTCCGAAAAGTCACGCAGATCAATGACCGCAGTGCCCCGCAGATTGAGG GTTCTAAAGGAACCAACAAAGAGGGAGGAGGTCCTGCAAATTCTCGAGGTGGGAGCACACCTCCAGCCCTGGGAGATCTGTTTGCTGGTGGCTTTCCAGTTTTACGACCGGCAGGCCAGAGGGATGCAGCAG GTGGCAAGACAGGCCAGGGCCCTGGCTCCCGAGCGCCTTCCCCACGGCTTCCCACCAAGATTCTCAGCGGCCCGTTCAACCCCCCGGCGTCTCCCAGGCTAGGCAACGCCTCTGAGGGGCACGGCGCGGCCAGGGCGGTCCCTCCTCGCCCCAGCATGCccgccccacctccccccacgccgcccccaccgcccccgcccccgcccctgcccccgtCCTCCCCTGTCAAAGCTCCGCTGGTGTCCCCACCCGGCCCACCGACCAAAGGTAGCCCCCCGGTGGTTCCACCGCCTCTGCTCTGCAcaccgcccccgccgcccccgccgcctccgccgccCCCGGCCTTGGGTCCCAGTGACAAGGCAGCGAAGCCTCAGCTAGCCCCCTTGCACCTACCGCCCATCCCGCCCCCGCTCCCGCTCCTCCCTCCTTGTGGGCACCCCGGGCTCAACGCGGATGCTGCCAGCCCGGCCCAAGATGTGCGGGAGCCTCCCGCTCCGCCGCCCCCGCCTCCTCCACTCCCCCTTTACGCCTCATGCACCCCCAGATCCTCTTTGCCTGCGCCCCCTTTGCCAAGTGCTAACAGCAGCTGTGAAGTCCCACCCCCGCTGCCCCCCAAGTCCCCCAGCTTCCAGGCCCAGCCACCCAAGCCCAGCGGGCAGGCCTTGCCGGCGCCGCCCGCCCCTCCGGGATCTCAGCCGTTCCTGCAGAAGAAGAGGCCGGGCCGAGGCCCCG GAACCGGTGGAGGAAAACTCAacccacccccagcaccccctGCAAGGTCACCCACCACTGAGCTTTCCAGCAGGAGCCAGCAGGCCCCAGCCTGGACCCCGACCCAGCAGCCTGGAGGTCAGCTGCGGAATGGAAACCTGAACATCATTG ATGACTTTGAATCTAAATTCACGTTCCATTCCATGGAAGATTTTCCTCCTCCGGATGAGTATAAAGCATGCCAGAAGATTTACCCCAGCAAGATCCCCAGAA GCCGCACACCTGGTCCCTGGCTCCACGCCGAGGCGGGCGGGCAGAGCTCTGATGACATCAAAGGCAGAAACACTCAG TTAGCCCTTAAGACACTCCGGTGA